A single region of the Vicia villosa cultivar HV-30 ecotype Madison, WI linkage group LG4, Vvil1.0, whole genome shotgun sequence genome encodes:
- the LOC131599159 gene encoding adenylate kinase 5, chloroplastic-like, with the protein MLHTTPSSSSYLHTTILHPQSHSPSLLSPSSFYKPCSLLNNHFHTQSLLQFTNFPRKIHSPLRPKVLKKVINCSTTEPLKVMISGAPASGKGTQCELIVTKYGLVHISTGDLLRQEVAAGTEIGNKAKEFMNAGRLVPDEIVTAMVAARLSLEDAKQKGWLLDGYPRSLAQAESLEKMQIRPDVYIVLDVPDEILIDRCVGRRLDPVTGKIYHQKFFPPETDEVKARLITRPDDTQEKVISRLSIYKQNADAVSSSYSNITNKIDGSRLKEEVFKDVESLLTQLQQNKEKIVNSEEKPILDMKKGAASLIQDKWRGIPTKLNNIPHSRDIRKYFYDDVLLATQRAINDGKIRLKVDINIPELNPEMDVYRIGTLMELIRSLALSFADDGKRVKVCVQGSMGEGALSGMPLQLAGSRKILEFMDWGDYGAKGTFINIGSIGAAEVEEQDDIYILVAPQNAVGNCIIDDLKAMTSAAEHRPVILINAKLKDLPASSGIMQTMGRDKRLEYAASFESCYLFRLLYYAGTQYPIMGALRMSYPYRYELYRRVDESPGKEKYVILSTFPQMPTIDEVNDSFEGKPRNGTRKASGFWGFLSEIF; encoded by the exons atgttgcaCACCACTCCCTCCTCCTCTTCCTATCTCCACACAACAATTCTTCATCCTCAATCTCATTctccttctcttctttctccttcttctttcTATAAGCCATGTTCACTTCTCAACAACCACTTTCACactcaatctcttcttcaatttaCCAACTTCCCACGGAAAATCCATTCTCCATTAAGACCCAAG GTGCTGAAAAAAGTGATAAATTGCTCCACAACCGAGCCGTTGAAGGTTATGATATCAGGTGCACCTGCATCTGGCAAGGGAACACAATGTGAATTGATTGTTACTAAG TATGGATTGGTGCACATATCAACCGGAGACTTGCTAAGACAAGAAGTAGCAGCTGGCACAGAAATAGGAAATAAAGCAAAAGAGTTCATGAATGCTGGTCGCTTGGTTCCTGATGAAATTGTGACTGCT ATGGTGGCAGCACGCTTATCTCTCGAAGATGCAAAGCAAAAAGGGTGGCTTCTTGACGGTTACCCTCGGAGTTTGGCTCAAGCAGAGAGCCTGGAGAAAATGCAGATAAGACCTGATGTGTATATTGTGTTAGAT GTTCCTGATGAAATTCTGATCGACAGATGTGTTGGTAGAAGGCTAGACCCAGTAACTGGGAAGATATACCATCAGAAATTTTTTCCACCGGAGACTGATGAAGTCAAAGCAAGGTTGATAACTCGTCCTGATGACACCCAAGAAAAG GTTATATCACGCCTGAGCATATATAAGCAAAATGCAGATGCAGTATCTTCCTCTTATTCAAACATAACAAATAAG ATTGATGGCAGCCGTCTTAAAGAAGAAGTTTTCAAAGATGTTGAATCTTTATTAACTCAATTACAGCAGAATAAAGAGAAAATAGTGAATTCTgaag AAAAACCAATTCTTGATATGAAAAAGGGGGCAGCATCTTTGATCCAG GATAAATGGAGAGGAATTCCGACTAAACTAAACAACATTCCCCATTCTCGAGATATCAGGAAATATTTTTATGATGATGTGCTACTAGCTACACAGAGGGCTATCAATGATGGAAAAATTAGATTGAAG GTTGACATCAACATTCCTGAACTGAATCCAGAAATG GATGTTTATCGAATTGGCACTTTGATGGAACTTATTAGATCTCTTGCACTTTCATTTGCTGATGATGGGAAACGTGTAAAG GTTTGTGTACAAGGGTCAATGGGTGAAGGTGCTCTTTCTGGAATGCCATTGCAGCTTGCTGGAAGTCGAAAGATTTTAGAGTTCATGGATTGGGGTGATTATGGTGCAAAAGGAACATTCATCAACATTGGTTCAATAG GTGCTGCAGAGGTTGAAGAGCAAGATGACATATATATCTTGGTGGCTCCTCAGAATGCCGTAGGGAATTGTATTATTGAT GATTTAAAAGCAATGACCAGTGCTGCCGAACACAGACCAGTTATCTTAATCAACGCTAAGCTTAAG GATTTACCGGCTTCCAGTGGTATTATGCAA ACAATGGGGCGAGACAAAAGACTTGAGTACGCAGCATCGTTTGAAAGTTGCTATCTCTTCCGGCTTCTCTATTATGCAGGCACCCAATATCCCATAATGGGAGCTCTCAG GATGTCGTATCCATACCGGTATGAGCTGTACAGGAGAGTAGATGAGTCACCTGGAAAAGAGAAGTATGTAATTTTGTCTACTTTTCCTCAAATGCCTACCATTGATGAAGTTAATGATTCCTTTGAAGGAAAACCAAG aAATGGAACCAGGAAAGCCTCAGGGTTTTG GGGCTTCTTGAGTGAAATATTTTGA